GCGCAAAATGGCACAGACCCCGTCGCTCTCCAACTGTTCAAAGCCCCATGAAAACCCGTATAAATCCTCGGTACCGAGGTATTCCAAAGACGGAACGGATGCGCCGTCGAGGTAAAATTCGTTATTGGCCTCGCATAACAATTCGCCGTTTTTGCAAATCGGGTCATCAGCCGTGAGCAGCAGCCACTGACCGACAACCTTCCCCTGCCCTTTGATGTTGCAGAGTTCAACCGAGGCAAACGGAATGTTGAGCGCACCGGAGCGGTATTCGGCATACAGATACCCCATATCGTCGGGGAATTCGGATAAACGATCCCACTGTACATCGGCATAGCCCGTCATGTCTCTGTCCGTGGGGTTTTGAAGTGTGATTCTGATGTGTTTTCGAAACGGCATCGGCAGCCGGAAGTTGTTGGCGCGGTGAACTTTGGACACACAGCCCAAACTGAAAAAATTGCTCTTTGCGCCCAAGTCAAATACAAAATCATGCCACGGCATCTCGATGGACGGCACGGTCTCATTATCATAAAAAACGCGCACGATCAATTCATTTGCCGGTTCTTTGTTAAAATCAAGCCCACCGCGCGGCATAAACCGCGTGGCGTGAATACA
The Oscillospiraceae bacterium DNA segment above includes these coding regions:
- a CDS encoding DUF2961 domain-containing protein — encoded protein: MNDNCDLAKLTDSVSQNAVSAWPYDKYPDMPRLTAHSVIALLETDGPGVVTCIHATRFMPRGGLDFNKEPANELIVRVFYDNETVPSIEMPWHDFVFDLGAKSNFFSLGCVSKVHRANNFRLPMPFRKHIRITLQNPTDRDMTGYADVQWDRLSEFPDDMGYLYAEYRSGALNIPFASVELCNIKGQGKVVGQWLLLTADDPICKNGELLCEANNEFYLDGASVPSLEYLGTEDLYGFSWGFEQLESDGVCAILRKEETKNGGSVIGLARMRTADAISFQKSCRYIFTYEHEINPALPSLNPNIKRALDQNDVKASFESCVYYYKK